A region from the Paenibacillus humicola genome encodes:
- a CDS encoding carbohydrate ABC transporter permease: MAVSAIKETGRDRAYLIFNYAMLTVAFVVVLYPMLYMISASVSDPKAVSSGEMWLLPKGITFDGYRRVFQDADIWTGYANAILYTAVGTFINLAVTLPAAYALSRKDFAGRGFFMAMFMVTMFFGGGLVPTYLLVKELGMINTIWAIVLPSAASIWNIVVCRTFFQTSIPKELQEAAQIDGCSNFRLFVKIVLPLSMAIVAVMALFYGVGNWNSYFPALIYLNDSAKYPLQLVLRQILVLQDLSTQAGVSIDATTAEALNSKAEVAALVKYAVIIVAIVPVIAIYPFLQRYFVQGVMIGSVKG, from the coding sequence ATGGCGGTTTCGGCCATTAAAGAAACGGGCAGGGACAGAGCTTATCTGATTTTCAATTACGCGATGTTAACCGTTGCGTTTGTTGTCGTGCTGTATCCGATGCTGTATATGATCAGCGCATCGGTCAGCGATCCGAAGGCCGTCAGCTCCGGCGAAATGTGGCTGCTGCCGAAGGGCATCACGTTCGACGGCTACCGGCGGGTGTTTCAGGACGCGGATATTTGGACCGGATACGCGAACGCGATCCTGTATACGGCGGTAGGCACGTTCATCAATTTGGCGGTAACGCTTCCGGCGGCATATGCGCTCAGCCGAAAGGATTTTGCCGGGCGCGGCTTTTTTATGGCGATGTTCATGGTAACCATGTTCTTCGGCGGGGGGCTCGTGCCGACTTATCTGCTGGTGAAGGAGCTGGGCATGATCAATACGATTTGGGCGATCGTCCTTCCGTCGGCCGCTTCGATCTGGAACATCGTCGTCTGCCGGACGTTCTTTCAGACCTCAATCCCGAAAGAGCTGCAGGAGGCCGCGCAGATCGACGGCTGCAGCAACTTCCGGCTGTTCGTGAAAATCGTCCTGCCGCTTTCGATGGCGATTGTCGCCGTGATGGCGCTTTTCTACGGGGTCGGCAACTGGAACAGCTACTTTCCGGCGCTCATTTATTTGAACGACAGCGCGAAATATCCGCTGCAGCTCGTGCTGCGCCAAATTTTGGTGCTGCAGGATTTGTCCACGCAGGCCGGCGTTTCGATCGATGCGACGACGGCGGAGGCGCTGAACAGCAAGGCGGAGGTTGCCGCGCTCGTGAAATATGCCGTGATCATCGTGGCGATCGTGCCCGTCATTGCCATTTATCCGTTTCTTCAGCGTTATTTTGTGCAAGGGGTTATGATCGGCTCCGTCAAGGGCTGA
- a CDS encoding ABC transporter permease, translating into MQDAKSVLTGGTLPELHKLPELRKRKQRHLFKRVLRNWELYLFIAPAFFYFLIFVYGPMYGIQIAFKNFIPVKGIIGSPWVGFDHFVRFFHSYYFWDLLWNTFSISLYGLAVGFPIPILLALAFNEVKDGFFKRAVQTVTYAPHFISIVVMAGMIISFLSPSTGLIPHAIKWLGIDTPDFLTDPRWFKTMYVLSDIWQGAGWGTIIFLAALSGVDPGLHEAAIIDGASRFQRVRHINFPALVPAMTILLILNMGTLLGVGYEKILLLQNPLNMESSDVISTYVYRSGLLDAQYSFSTAIGVFNSVVNAILLVLVNQIVRRTNESSSLW; encoded by the coding sequence ATGCAGGATGCCAAGAGCGTCTTGACAGGCGGCACGCTTCCGGAATTGCACAAGCTTCCGGAGCTGCGGAAACGAAAACAGCGTCACCTATTCAAACGCGTCTTACGGAATTGGGAGCTGTATCTGTTTATCGCGCCGGCCTTTTTTTACTTTTTAATCTTTGTGTACGGTCCGATGTACGGCATTCAGATCGCGTTCAAAAACTTCATTCCGGTCAAAGGGATTATCGGGAGCCCCTGGGTCGGCTTCGACCATTTCGTACGATTTTTCCATTCGTATTATTTTTGGGACTTGCTGTGGAACACGTTCAGCATCAGCCTGTACGGGCTCGCCGTCGGCTTTCCGATTCCCATCCTCCTTGCGCTTGCGTTCAATGAAGTGAAGGACGGCTTTTTCAAACGGGCGGTACAGACGGTCACTTATGCGCCGCACTTTATTTCGATCGTCGTCATGGCCGGCATGATCATTTCATTCCTGTCGCCCTCGACGGGGCTGATCCCGCACGCGATCAAATGGCTCGGAATCGATACCCCCGATTTCCTGACCGACCCGAGATGGTTCAAAACGATGTACGTGCTCTCGGATATCTGGCAGGGCGCGGGCTGGGGCACGATTATTTTCCTGGCTGCGTTATCCGGCGTCGATCCGGGGCTGCACGAAGCGGCGATCATCGACGGCGCATCGCGCTTCCAGCGCGTCCGCCACATCAATTTCCCGGCGCTCGTCCCGGCGATGACCATTTTGCTCATCCTGAATATGGGGACGCTGCTGGGCGTCGGCTATGAGAAAATTTTGCTGCTGCAAAATCCGCTCAATATGGAATCGTCGGATGTGATTTCCACCTATGTGTACCGGTCGGGGCTATTGGACGCGCAATACAGCTTTTCGACGGCCATCGGCGTGTTCAACTCGGTTGTCAATGCGATCCTGCTTGTGCTCGTCAACCAGATCGTGCGCCGGACAAATGAAAGCAGCAGCTTATGGTAG
- a CDS encoding GrpB family protein, with product MARTWEVVPWVSNWARMYEKEADMLRAIFGGELEAIHHIGSTSVPAVGWAKPIIDILVVVRNINAVEGYHDKMRNAGYRPRGENGISGRSYFTKGETPRTHHVHVFQTGNESIRRHLHFKAFLMEHPEEAAAYGRLKQEILAAYPHTEYQQEKEKRMRPFVEKALNWGQER from the coding sequence ATGGCCAGAACTTGGGAGGTCGTGCCGTGGGTAAGCAATTGGGCACGGATGTATGAGAAGGAAGCGGATATGCTGCGGGCGATATTCGGCGGTGAGCTTGAGGCTATCCATCATATTGGCAGCACGTCCGTGCCGGCGGTCGGCTGGGCCAAGCCGATTATCGATATTTTAGTTGTCGTCCGGAATATCAATGCAGTGGAAGGGTATCATGACAAAATGAGGAACGCCGGATACCGGCCGCGCGGAGAGAACGGCATTTCGGGACGTAGCTATTTTACGAAAGGGGAAACGCCGCGAACGCATCACGTCCATGTCTTTCAAACCGGCAATGAATCGATACGGAGGCATCTGCATTTCAAGGCTTTTCTAATGGAGCACCCGGAGGAAGCCGCGGCGTACGGCCGGTTAAAGCAGGAGATTCTCGCCGCCTATCCCCATACCGAATACCAGCAGGAGAAGGAAAAACGGATGCGCCCCTTCGTCGAAAAGGCGCTGAATTGGGGGCAGGAACGATAA
- a CDS encoding SDR family NAD(P)-dependent oxidoreductase — MTQVSFDLTGKVAIVTGAGRGIGRTVAEGLAHAGADVVLTARTEAEVLKAAEEIRLATGRRTLGVTCDVSDSAAVDSAVRQVMETFGKIDILVNNAGTTVRSNAFELSEDEWDLIVDTNLKSVFLMSRAAGRHMVERGSGRIVNIASAASELTLSFSTVYGPSKAGVVHLTRQLAMEWAKSGVTVNAVSPWFFRTSLNEKNLDNPEVKEVIERRTPMGRYGRLEELIAPVLFFCSDASSYVTGQNLLVDGGASHFAI, encoded by the coding sequence ATGACACAAGTCAGCTTCGATTTAACGGGTAAAGTCGCGATCGTGACCGGCGCGGGACGCGGGATCGGACGAACGGTTGCGGAAGGTTTGGCGCACGCCGGCGCGGACGTCGTGCTGACCGCCCGGACCGAAGCCGAGGTGCTGAAGGCCGCGGAGGAAATCCGGCTTGCGACCGGGCGGCGGACGCTTGGCGTAACCTGCGACGTTTCGGACAGCGCCGCCGTCGATTCGGCCGTGCGGCAGGTGATGGAGACGTTCGGGAAAATCGATATCCTGGTGAACAATGCGGGGACAACCGTCCGCAGTAACGCCTTCGAACTGAGCGAGGACGAATGGGATTTGATCGTCGATACGAACCTCAAGTCGGTATTCCTCATGTCTCGGGCGGCCGGCCGGCATATGGTCGAGCGCGGAAGCGGGCGCATCGTCAATATCGCTTCCGCCGCCTCCGAATTGACGCTGTCTTTTTCCACCGTTTATGGTCCGAGCAAAGCGGGTGTCGTCCACCTGACGCGTCAGCTCGCGATGGAATGGGCCAAATCCGGCGTCACCGTCAATGCCGTCAGTCCCTGGTTTTTCCGGACCTCTCTGAACGAGAAAAATCTCGACAACCCAGAGGTCAAGGAGGTTATCGAGCGGCGCACGCCGATGGGCCGGTACGGCCGTCTGGAGGAACTGATCGCGCCCGTCCTGTTCTTCTGCTCCGACGCTTCGAGCTACGTGACCGGGCAAAACCTGCTCGTCGACGGAGGCGCCTCCCATTTCGCCATTTGA
- a CDS encoding glycoside hydrolase family 127 protein codes for MSLSTREHGGKQVRIEDGFWNGYTKLVRETVIPYQWDALNDKIPGAEPSFAIRNFRIASGLEEGEFGGLVFQDSDLAKWLEAVGYSLASHPDAELERIADDVIELIAKAQHENGYLNTYFTIKEPDKAWTNLHEAHELYCAGHMMEAAVAYYEATGKRKLLDVMCKFADHIDSVFGREAGKLRGYDGHQEIELALVKLHRVTGEERYLKLAQFFIDERGQQPNFFVEECKRRGGYNHWAKKELPIPTVEQLSYNQAHKPVREQETAIGHSVRAVYMYTAMADLARLTGDKELLAACRRLWDNTTKKQMYITGGIGSTHHGEAFTFDYDLPNDTVYAETCASIGLIFFARRMLQIEAKSEYADVLERALYNNVIGSMSLDGKRYFYVNPLEVWPKASEKNPGRHHVKAVRQKWFGCSCCPPNVARLLSSLNDYIYTAAAEDNTVYAHLFIGSEAKFDLAAGQVSLKQESRLPWEGYARFELTGVPGGAFSLALRIPSWCRGKAAMMINGSPAEYDAVDGYAVATRAWAQGDVVEWRPELAAELIAARPDIRANAGKAAIQRGPLVYCLEETDNGSPMASLSIVRTAKLDSRFDEGLCGGAVVIEADGCADDRASWPEDASYRPLAEEKAAEPVRLKAVPYYLWGNREEGEMTVWIRTAAQ; via the coding sequence ATGAGTCTGTCAACCCGCGAACATGGCGGCAAGCAGGTACGAATCGAGGACGGATTTTGGAACGGATATACAAAACTGGTGCGCGAAACGGTCATTCCGTATCAATGGGACGCGCTGAACGATAAAATCCCGGGCGCGGAGCCGAGCTTCGCGATCCGCAATTTCCGGATTGCCTCCGGTCTCGAGGAAGGCGAATTCGGCGGTCTGGTGTTCCAGGACAGCGACCTGGCCAAATGGCTGGAGGCGGTCGGCTATTCGCTGGCAAGCCATCCGGACGCCGAGCTGGAGCGGATCGCAGATGACGTAATCGAGCTCATTGCCAAGGCGCAGCATGAAAACGGTTACTTGAACACGTATTTCACGATCAAGGAACCGGATAAGGCGTGGACAAACCTGCACGAGGCGCACGAGTTGTACTGCGCAGGCCATATGATGGAGGCTGCCGTCGCGTATTACGAGGCGACCGGCAAGCGGAAGCTGCTGGACGTCATGTGCAAATTCGCCGATCACATCGACAGCGTCTTTGGGCGGGAGGCCGGCAAGCTGCGCGGCTACGACGGCCACCAGGAGATCGAGCTGGCGCTCGTGAAGCTGCACCGGGTAACGGGCGAGGAGCGGTACCTGAAGCTGGCGCAGTTTTTCATTGACGAGCGCGGCCAGCAGCCGAATTTTTTCGTCGAGGAGTGCAAGCGCAGGGGCGGCTACAACCATTGGGCGAAGAAGGAGCTGCCAATCCCGACCGTCGAGCAGCTCTCGTATAACCAGGCGCACAAACCTGTACGCGAGCAGGAGACGGCTATCGGGCATTCGGTGCGGGCGGTCTATATGTACACGGCGATGGCCGACCTCGCCCGGCTCACCGGCGACAAGGAGCTGCTCGCCGCCTGCCGGCGCCTGTGGGACAACACGACGAAAAAGCAGATGTACATTACGGGCGGCATCGGCTCGACCCATCACGGCGAGGCGTTTACGTTCGATTACGACCTGCCGAACGATACCGTTTACGCGGAGACGTGCGCGTCGATCGGGCTGATCTTTTTCGCCCGCAGGATGCTGCAGATCGAGGCGAAGAGCGAATACGCCGACGTGCTGGAGCGGGCGCTCTACAATAACGTTATCGGCAGCATGTCGCTGGACGGCAAGCGTTATTTCTATGTCAACCCGCTCGAGGTTTGGCCGAAGGCGTCCGAGAAAAATCCGGGCCGGCACCACGTCAAGGCGGTCCGGCAAAAATGGTTCGGCTGCTCCTGCTGCCCGCCGAACGTCGCGCGCCTGCTCAGCTCCTTGAACGATTATATCTATACCGCCGCGGCGGAGGACAACACGGTGTATGCGCACCTGTTTATCGGCAGCGAAGCGAAGTTCGACCTTGCCGCCGGACAGGTGTCGCTGAAGCAGGAATCGCGCCTGCCTTGGGAAGGCTATGCCCGCTTCGAGCTGACCGGCGTTCCGGGCGGGGCCTTCTCGCTGGCGCTGCGCATCCCGTCGTGGTGCCGCGGCAAAGCCGCGATGATGATTAACGGGTCGCCGGCCGAATACGACGCCGTTGACGGGTACGCGGTCGCGACCCGCGCCTGGGCGCAGGGCGATGTCGTGGAGTGGCGGCCCGAGCTTGCGGCCGAGCTGATCGCCGCCCGCCCGGACATCCGGGCGAATGCGGGCAAAGCCGCGATTCAACGCGGTCCGCTCGTGTACTGCCTGGAGGAAACGGACAACGGCAGCCCGATGGCGTCGCTGTCGATCGTGCGTACCGCGAAGCTGGATTCGAGGTTCGACGAGGGGCTGTGCGGCGGAGCGGTCGTTATCGAAGCGGACGGGTGCGCGGACGACCGGGCCTCCTGGCCGGAGGACGCGTCTTACCGGCCGCTGGCGGAGGAAAAGGCGGCGGAGCCGGTCCGCCTGAAGGCCGTGCCGTATTATTTGTGGGGCAACCGGGAGGAAGGCGAAATGACCGTTTGGATCCGGACGGCGGCTCAGTAG
- a CDS encoding helix-turn-helix transcriptional regulator — protein sequence MDKTTVIEMEAPPLPYYITTGHSVYMPGEQHPNRRSLGIFDLLWVMRGTLYIGEDDKQWEVSQGQTLLLLPDRYHYAAAPCRTETAFYWIHFDYHGKWSALDASASPSYPVRQTWANPYTLRLPQYAEPPQLAMAERHLRKMAANSGERRSAAYWSEQQLFMELLRLLEESLRGEGGGAPGAALAERTEAYLRQHYQSEVTNESLAEALHFHPNYIVRCMKEVYRCTPMEYLHEYRLEQAKLLLIKTEWPVAQIAEEVGFRYAPYFSSRFKQYAGMPPLRFRKQYSL from the coding sequence GTGGACAAGACGACGGTCATTGAAATGGAGGCGCCGCCGCTGCCGTATTACATTACGACGGGGCATTCCGTTTATATGCCGGGCGAGCAGCATCCGAACCGGCGCAGCCTCGGCATTTTCGATTTGCTGTGGGTCATGCGGGGCACGCTGTACATCGGGGAAGACGACAAGCAGTGGGAGGTTTCGCAGGGCCAGACGCTGCTGCTGCTGCCGGACCGCTACCATTATGCGGCCGCTCCATGCAGAACCGAGACCGCCTTTTATTGGATTCACTTCGATTATCATGGAAAATGGAGCGCACTGGACGCCTCCGCTTCTCCGTCTTACCCGGTCCGGCAGACGTGGGCCAACCCGTATACGCTGCGGCTGCCGCAATACGCCGAGCCTCCGCAGCTTGCGATGGCCGAGCGCCACCTGCGCAAAATGGCGGCCAACTCGGGCGAGCGCCGGTCCGCCGCCTATTGGAGCGAGCAGCAGCTGTTCATGGAGCTGCTGCGGCTGCTCGAGGAAAGCCTGCGCGGCGAGGGCGGCGGCGCCCCCGGCGCGGCGCTGGCCGAGCGGACGGAGGCGTATTTGCGCCAGCATTACCAGTCCGAGGTGACGAACGAATCGCTGGCGGAGGCGCTGCATTTTCACCCGAACTACATCGTCCGCTGCATGAAGGAGGTGTACCGCTGCACGCCGATGGAATATTTGCACGAATACCGGCTAGAGCAGGCGAAGCTGCTGCTGATCAAGACCGAGTGGCCGGTCGCGCAAATCGCCGAGGAAGTCGGCTTCCGGTACGCGCCGTATTTCTCCAGCCGCTTCAAGCAGTACGCCGGCATGCCGCCGCTGCGCTTTCGCAAGCAGTATTCGCTATAG
- a CDS encoding copper amine oxidase N-terminal domain-containing protein, which translates to MRKRAKLAVLFFAVAAVAASSHALAAERIPIRVNGSMIASGVSPYISKGTTLVPLSVIAELKGVRIVSWDHPNKTVTLALNKQQVKLKVGEAFATGESQTYPLPAAAALRHNRVMVPLRSVAELSGAAVTWDSARKTVSVDSPAETSHPTAARRQTAEIIIDGSHYTIPVVSEELKRYSFAASTSKGIVWSPAPERSEFRDPTVYYPDEPYTFYLSDPKIHSLNIHQSRKLFALPAAEDGKYTILDGIYGVGDYVIYHTYVIGKGMAQAFESQAWAMKVTEPQSRKKIETFHSAGGYFHSFGIVQQDGLYVSLSQIPGNPDGSYNYEALVYKTTTDQTVRLQNFTRTTKGLQFKFDGKNYTVPLTQV; encoded by the coding sequence GTGAGGAAAAGGGCGAAGCTTGCCGTCTTGTTTTTTGCCGTCGCTGCTGTCGCTGCATCGAGTCATGCGCTGGCGGCGGAAAGGATCCCAATTCGGGTCAACGGCAGCATGATCGCATCCGGCGTTTCCCCCTATATTTCAAAGGGGACGACGCTTGTTCCTTTAAGCGTCATAGCGGAATTGAAAGGAGTTCGGATTGTATCGTGGGATCATCCGAATAAGACGGTCACGTTAGCGCTGAACAAACAACAAGTGAAACTGAAAGTCGGCGAAGCCTTTGCCACGGGCGAAAGTCAAACCTACCCTCTGCCGGCTGCAGCTGCTCTCCGGCATAATCGGGTCATGGTCCCGCTCCGATCGGTCGCCGAACTTTCGGGCGCCGCCGTCACCTGGGACTCCGCCCGAAAAACCGTTTCTGTCGATTCTCCGGCCGAAACAAGCCATCCGACCGCCGCGCGCCGACAGACGGCCGAGATCATCATTGACGGCTCCCATTATACGATTCCGGTCGTCAGTGAAGAACTTAAACGGTACAGCTTTGCCGCATCGACATCGAAGGGCATCGTCTGGTCTCCCGCGCCCGAGCGATCCGAATTCAGAGACCCGACCGTCTATTATCCGGACGAACCTTATACCTTTTATTTGAGCGATCCGAAAATTCACAGCCTGAATATCCATCAATCCAGAAAGCTGTTTGCGCTGCCTGCAGCCGAAGACGGCAAATATACGATACTGGACGGAATATACGGCGTCGGGGATTACGTGATCTATCACACTTACGTGATCGGAAAAGGAATGGCTCAGGCGTTTGAATCCCAGGCGTGGGCGATGAAGGTTACGGAGCCTCAAAGCCGAAAAAAAATCGAAACCTTTCATTCGGCGGGCGGATATTTTCATTCCTTCGGAATCGTTCAACAGGACGGGCTCTACGTTTCGTTAAGCCAGATTCCGGGAAATCCGGACGGCAGCTATAACTACGAAGCGCTTGTTTATAAGACAACAACAGATCAAACGGTCAGGCTGCAGAACTTTACGCGAACAACAAAAGGCCTCCAGTTCAAATTCGATGGGAAAAATTATACCGTTCCATTAACGCAGGTATGA
- a CDS encoding glutamine--tRNA ligase/YqeY domain fusion protein, giving the protein MDNKTSSSNFIRNIVESDLKEGKVSEVITRFPPEPNGYLHIGHAKSICLNFELADEFKGRTNLRFDDTNPLKEDTEFVEAIKEDVQWLGFEWDELHFASDYFEELYNRAVVLIKKGKAYVCDLTADQIREMRGTLTEPGQNSPYRDRSIEENLDLFARMRAGEFKDGEKVLRAKIDMSSPNITLRDPVLYRIAHAHHHRTGDSWCIYPMYDYAHPISDAIEGVTHSICTMEFEDHRPLYDWAIRESEMESEPHQYEFARLNLTNTIMSKRYLKMLVDNGIVDGWDDPRMPTISGMRRKGYTPEAVRAFCREIGVARANSVVDERMLEHFIREDLKLKAPRTMAVLQPLKVVITNYPEGQVEMLEAENNAENEAMGSRQIPFSREIYIERDDFMENPPSKYFRLFPGNEVRLKSAYFIKCEEVVKDADGNVTELRCTYDPETKSGTGFTGRKVKGTIHWVEASQAVPAEFHLFEPLLLDDAEGEDDKPFLERINPNSLEVLKGFVEPNMQEASGNDKFQFFRHGYFNVDPKSTDAGRIVFNRIVSLKSSFDVKA; this is encoded by the coding sequence TTGGACAATAAAACATCATCCTCCAACTTTATTAGAAATATCGTCGAGAGCGATTTGAAGGAAGGCAAAGTGAGCGAGGTCATCACGCGCTTTCCGCCGGAGCCGAACGGCTATCTGCATATCGGCCACGCCAAATCGATTTGCCTCAACTTCGAACTGGCGGACGAATTCAAGGGGCGCACAAACCTTCGGTTCGACGACACCAATCCGCTGAAGGAAGACACCGAGTTTGTAGAGGCGATCAAGGAAGACGTGCAGTGGCTCGGTTTTGAATGGGACGAGCTTCACTTCGCTTCGGATTATTTTGAGGAATTGTACAATCGCGCCGTGGTACTCATCAAGAAAGGCAAAGCGTACGTGTGCGACCTGACGGCCGACCAAATCCGCGAAATGCGCGGCACGCTGACCGAGCCGGGCCAAAACAGTCCGTACCGCGACCGCAGCATAGAGGAGAATCTCGATCTGTTCGCGCGGATGCGGGCCGGCGAGTTCAAGGACGGGGAAAAGGTGCTGCGCGCCAAAATCGACATGTCTTCGCCGAACATTACGCTGCGAGACCCCGTGCTCTACCGCATCGCGCATGCGCATCATCACCGCACGGGCGACTCCTGGTGCATCTACCCAATGTATGATTACGCACATCCGATCAGCGATGCGATCGAAGGGGTCACGCATTCGATCTGTACGATGGAATTCGAAGATCACCGTCCGCTGTACGACTGGGCGATCCGGGAAAGCGAGATGGAATCGGAGCCTCATCAGTACGAATTCGCGCGTCTGAATTTGACGAATACGATCATGAGCAAGCGGTATTTGAAAATGCTGGTCGATAACGGCATTGTCGACGGCTGGGACGATCCGCGCATGCCGACGATCAGCGGGATGCGCCGCAAGGGCTATACGCCCGAGGCGGTTCGCGCCTTTTGCCGCGAAATCGGCGTTGCCCGTGCAAACAGCGTCGTGGACGAACGGATGCTGGAGCATTTTATCCGCGAGGATCTCAAGCTGAAGGCGCCGCGCACGATGGCCGTGCTGCAGCCGCTGAAGGTCGTCATCACCAACTACCCGGAAGGGCAGGTGGAGATGCTCGAAGCCGAGAACAACGCCGAGAACGAAGCGATGGGCAGCCGCCAAATTCCGTTTTCGCGTGAAATTTATATCGAGCGGGACGACTTTATGGAGAATCCCCCGAGCAAATATTTCCGGCTGTTCCCGGGCAACGAGGTGCGGCTGAAATCGGCGTATTTCATTAAATGCGAAGAAGTCGTCAAGGACGCGGACGGCAACGTCACCGAGCTGCGCTGCACGTACGACCCGGAGACGAAGAGCGGAACCGGCTTTACCGGCCGCAAAGTAAAGGGAACGATCCACTGGGTCGAGGCGTCGCAGGCCGTTCCGGCGGAATTCCATCTGTTCGAGCCGCTCTTGCTGGACGATGCCGAAGGCGAGGACGACAAGCCGTTCCTGGAGCGGATCAATCCGAATTCGCTCGAGGTGCTGAAGGGCTTCGTGGAGCCGAACATGCAGGAAGCGTCCGGAAACGACAAATTCCAGTTTTTCCGCCACGGCTATTTCAATGTCGACCCGAAAAGCACGGACGCGGGCCGCATCGTGTTCAACCGGATCGTGTCGCTGAAGAGCTCGTTTGACGTGAAGGCATAA